From the genome of Microtus pennsylvanicus isolate mMicPen1 chromosome 20, mMicPen1.hap1, whole genome shotgun sequence, one region includes:
- the Itga7 gene encoding integrin alpha-7 isoform X6 encodes MFGISLAVLGDLNQDGFPDIAVGAPFDGDGKVFIYHGSSLGVVVKPSQVLEGEAVGIKSFGYSLSGGLDVDENYYPDLLVGSLADTAALFRARPVLHVSQEIFIAPRAIDLEQPNCADGLSVCVDIRICFSYVAVPSSYNPTVALDYTLDGDTDRRLRGQVPRVTFLSRGPDDLKHQSSGTVWLKHQQDRVCGDTVFQLQENVKDKLRAIVVTLEYSLNSPQQAPDQGLPPVAPILNAHQPSTQRTEIHFLKQGCGDDKICQSNLQLVQARFCSRISDTEFQPLPMAMDGTTALFALSGQPFIGLELTVTNLPSDPAQPQADGDDAHEAQLLVTLPASLRYSGVRALDSVEKPLCLSNENASHVECELGNPMKRGAQVTFYLILSTSGITIETTELEVELLLATISEQELHPALVRAQVFIELPLSISGVATPQQLFFSGEVKGESAMRSERDVGSKVKYEVTVSNQGQSLNTLGSAFLNIMWPHEIANGKWLLYPMRVELEGGQGPGKKGICSPRPNILRLDVDSRDRRRRELEPLRPEEPPEKLEPSTSWWPVSSAERKRNITLDCAQGTAKCVVFSCPLYSFDRAAVLHVWGRLWNSTFLEEYRAVKSLEVIVRANITVKSSIKNLLLRDASTMIPVMVYLDPVAVVAEGVPWWVILLAVLAGLLVLALLVLLLWKLGFFKRVKHPEATVPQYHAVKILREDRQQFKEEKTGTIQRSNWGGSQWEGSDARPILDADVAPDGTPVPASA; translated from the exons ATGTTTGGAATCAGCTTGGCTGTCTTGGGGGACCTCAACCAAGATGGCTTCCCAG ATATTGCCGTGGGAGCTCCCTTTGATGGAGATGGGAAAGTCTTTATCTACCATGGGAGCAGCCTGGGGGTGGTTGTCAAGCCCTCACAG GTGCTGGAGGGCGAAGCCGTGGGCATCAAGAGCTTTGGTTACTCCCTGTCTGGGGGCCTGGATGTGGATGAAAACTACTACCCAGACCTGCTCGTGGGCTCCCTGGCTGATACTGCCGCGCTGTTCAG GGCTAGACCTGTTCTTCACGTCTCCCAAGAGATCTTCATTGCTCCGAGAGCCATCGACCTAGAACAACCCAACTGTGCTGATGGACTCTCGGTTTG tGTGGACATAAGGATCTGCTTCAGCTACGTTGCTGTGCCCAGTAGCTACAACCCTACTGTGG CCCTGGATTACACCTTAGATGGGGACACGGACCGGAGGCTCCGGGGCCAGGTTCCACGAGTGACTTTCCTGAGCAGAGGCCCGGATGACCTGAAGCACCAGTCCTCGGGCACTGTGTGGTTGAAGCACCAACAAGACCGAGTGTGTGGGGACACTGTGTTCCAGCTGCAG GAAAATGTCAAAGACAAGCTTCGGGCTATTGTGGTGACCCTGGAATATAGTCTCAACAGCCCTCAGCAAGCTCCTGACCAGGGGCTCCCCCCTGTGGCTCCCATCCTCAATGCTCACCAGCCTAGCACCCAAAGGACAGAG ATCCACTTCCTGAAGCAAGGCTGTGGTGACGATAAGATCTGTCAGAGCAACCTGCAGCTGGTGCAGGCCCGGTTCTGTTCCCGGATCAGCGACACCGAGTTCCAACCTCTGCCCAT GGCTATGGATGGGACAACGGCCCTGTTTGCACTGAGTGGGCAGCCGTTCataggcctggaactcaccgtcACCAACCTGCCCTCGGACCCGGCCCAGCCTCAGGCAGATGGGGATGACGCCCATGAAGCCCAGCTCCTGGTCACCCTACCGGCCTCCTTACGCTACTCAGGTGTTCGAGCCCTGGATTCTGTG GAGAAGCCGCTCTGCCTGTCTAATGAGAATGCCTCTCATGTTGAGTGTGAGCTGGGGAACCCTATGAAGAGAGGTGCCCAG GTCACTTTCTACCTCATCCTTAGCACCTCTGGAATCACTATTGAGACCACGGAGCTGGAGGTGGAGTTGCTATTGGCCAC GATCAGTGAGCAGGAGCTGCACCCAGCCCTTGTTCGAGCTCAAGTCTTCATTGAGTTGCCGCTGTCCATTTCAGG GGTGGCCACTCCCCAGCAACTCTTCTTCTCTGGCGAGGTGAAGGGAGAGAGCGCCATGCGATCTGAGAGGGATGTGGGCAGCAAGGTCAAGTATGAGGTCACG GTCTCCAATCAAGGGCAGTCGCTCAACACTCTGGGTTCGGCCTTCCTCAACATCATGTGGCCCCACGAGATTGCCAACGGGAAGTGGCTGCTGTACCCCATGCGGGTGGAGCTGGAGGGAGGACAGGGGCCTGGGAAGAAAGGGATCTGCTCTCCAAGACCCAACATCCTCCGCCTG GATGTGGACAGCAGGGACAGGAGGCGGCGAGAGCTGGAaccactgaggccagaggagcCTCCAGAGAAGCTGGAGCCCAGCACATCCTGGTGGCCAGTATCCTCTGCCGAGAGAAAGAGGAACATCACCCTG GACTGTGCCCAGGGCACGGCCAAGTGTGTGGTGTTTAGCTGCCCGCTCTACAGCTTTGATAGAGCGGCCGTGCTACATGTCTGGGGTCGGCTCTGGAACAGCACCTTTCTGGAG GAGTACAGAGCCGTGAAGTCCCTGGAAGTCATTGTCCGAGCCAACATCACAGTGAAGTCCTCTATCAAGAACTTGTTGCTCAGAGATGCGTCCACAATG ATCCCTGTGATGGTGTACTTGGACCCTGTGGCTGTGGTCGCAGAAGGAGTCCCTTGGTGGGTTATCCTCTTGGCAGTGCTGGCCGGGCTGCTGGTGCTGGCCCTGCTGGTGCTGCTGTTGTGGAAG CTGGGATTCTTCAAGCGAGTAAAGCACCCGGAGGCCACTGTGCCCCAGTACCACGCAGTGAAGATCCTTCGGGAAGACCGACAGCAGTtcaaggaagagaagacaggcaCCATCCAGAGGAGTAACTGGGGCGGCTCCCAGTGGGAGGGTTCTGACGCCCGCCCCATCCTGGATGCCGATGTGGCTCCTGATGGAACTCCGGTGCCAGCCTCTGCTTAA